Proteins encoded together in one Alteribacter keqinensis window:
- a CDS encoding type 1 glutamine amidotransferase domain-containing protein, which yields MAKKMLMVVTSADKINSDNKTGIWVSEFVEPYLTFIEAGYDVTVASPGGGKAPLDPVSIENDQPEAWNEPLKRLEETAPLQQVSKESYDGIFLPGGHGTMFDFPDDPSLQTILTHFADHNLPIGAVCHGPAGFVKVKKSDGTSLVDGRRMTAFTNEEEESTELDKHMPFLLETSLRENGALFEMGPMWSDYVVTDGNLVTGQNPQSSLAAAKAFVDVVETMWKTTYE from the coding sequence ATGGCAAAGAAAATGCTTATGGTAGTGACAAGCGCAGACAAAATTAATTCCGATAATAAAACAGGCATCTGGGTATCCGAGTTCGTCGAGCCTTATCTTACCTTTATTGAAGCAGGGTATGATGTCACGGTTGCGAGTCCGGGAGGCGGGAAGGCTCCTTTGGATCCTGTCAGTATTGAAAACGATCAGCCCGAGGCGTGGAACGAGCCTCTCAAGCGTTTGGAAGAGACGGCCCCATTACAGCAGGTCTCAAAAGAATCGTACGATGGTATCTTTTTACCGGGTGGTCACGGAACCATGTTTGACTTTCCGGATGACCCTTCACTCCAGACGATATTAACCCACTTTGCAGATCATAACCTGCCCATTGGTGCCGTATGTCACGGTCCTGCCGGATTTGTGAAAGTAAAAAAATCTGATGGCACATCCCTTGTTGATGGAAGAAGGATGACTGCTTTTACAAATGAAGAAGAAGAATCCACAGAGCTGGACAAGCATATGCCTTTCCTTCTTGAAACATCACTCAGAGAAAACGGCGCATTGTTTGAAATGGGTCCGATGTGGTCTGACTATGTGGTTACAGATGGCAACCTGGTGACCGGTCAGAACCCGCAATCAAGCCTGGCAGCAGCAAAAGCGTTTGTGGATGTTGTTGAGACGATGTGGAAAACAACTTACGAATAA
- a CDS encoding DNA alkylation repair protein: MLKEGDVIMHHTYMCPSCRAKTRFNVIDQVVTSVMWNNDDGVYEEVERQEPFHLTYQGPDKRVQCGSCGLVEDELRFIKMAENANNQA, translated from the coding sequence ATGCTGAAAGAAGGAGATGTGATTATGCATCATACGTATATGTGTCCATCATGCAGAGCAAAGACACGATTCAACGTAATTGACCAGGTGGTAACTTCAGTAATGTGGAATAATGATGATGGAGTTTACGAGGAAGTAGAAAGACAGGAACCTTTCCACTTGACCTACCAGGGCCCTGACAAGCGCGTCCAATGCGGAAGCTGCGGGCTCGTGGAGGATGAATTAAGATTCATTAAAATGGCTGAGAATGCAAACAACCAGGCGTAA
- a CDS encoding metal-dependent hydrolase — MRYDTHLATTIAAGSGICFFQQDTSFTTVYITGLIAGSLLPDIDEPSSFLGRRLTFISRPVKRIFGHRGITHSVLTWMILAYLLSPFEHPFLTGLLIGYAVHLAGDLFSSRSIPLFAPFSSFRLKMPVTYKTSGLAENIILFISVVISIVFIQQGELIVDILQGPGIQTLIFP, encoded by the coding sequence ATGAGATACGACACACACCTTGCAACAACGATCGCAGCCGGAAGCGGCATTTGTTTTTTTCAGCAGGACACTTCTTTTACTACTGTTTATATAACGGGGCTGATTGCCGGGAGTCTGCTTCCGGATATTGATGAACCAAGTTCTTTTCTAGGGAGAAGGCTTACATTTATATCAAGGCCGGTTAAGCGTATCTTCGGACACAGGGGCATCACTCATTCTGTTTTAACGTGGATGATCCTAGCTTATCTGTTGTCTCCGTTTGAGCATCCATTTCTAACGGGTCTATTAATTGGCTACGCTGTACATCTGGCAGGAGATCTGTTTTCAAGCAGGAGCATCCCGCTGTTTGCTCCATTCAGTTCGTTTCGGTTAAAAATGCCTGTTACATACAAAACCTCCGGACTTGCTGAAAACATCATTTTGTTTATAAGCGTTGTCATCTCCATTGTATTTATCCAGCAAGGAGAGTTGATTGTAGATATTTTACAAGGTCCGGGTATTCAAACTCTTATTTTTCCGTGA